Part of the Polyodon spathula isolate WHYD16114869_AA chromosome 18, ASM1765450v1, whole genome shotgun sequence genome, AATCTTTATGGAAATACAGATGATATAATGCTGTAATATTACTGTGTTATGAAAATTTAGATAAGGCGATATTTGGTTAAAGGACAATGCATTAGGATTTTGACGTACTTCATCCCTTTTTTAGGTCagatgttttaattatatatctgGTATTCTACTGTGCAAATTAGATTTACAAGTACTTGGTTCATTTTTGCAATCTTTGGTATTTCAAAGAGGATACTACTGATGTATGCACCACATAAAGTGGAGAAGCAAAGCGTGAATCACATTTAGCCTCTAAAGGTCTGTGCTTTCAGGTTTGGTCAAATTCTTACACAACTTCCTTAGTACAGAGAAAGCATATGCATTGTATCTATCGATACACAAACCAACTTACAGTAGTACACCATTGCATATACAGGCGTTTTCATGTTTTCAAAAAATAGTCCCACTTCACAAAATGACCCATTGTATACTTCCTGTTTATAAAGCTCCCTCAACAAAAAAGAGCACCATCTAGTGACAAGCTGACATTTTGTATCAGATAGCACACACCTTTATTATTCTCTCCTGTACTTCAAGCTATAAAAACCTTTCAGTTTATATAGGGTAATCCTTTTTCAGTaccataataaatacatgttagctTTGTTGAACCTATCAATATAAGGATGCCATTATGGTGCccatataaaattattattgataACAATGCTCCCATTCCAAAGAGCCCTTGGAACTGCCAAACACTATCTAAATTCCATTTGTAGTATTTCCAAGCACGCAAAAGAAGCtacaatatctaaaaaaaaaaaaaacaatggatttAACAAAAATCAAGAGAAACCAGCTACAAACatctatttatatttgaaaatacagaagacatgtttatttaaacatttctgCATGCATGTCATAGACTTCAATTGTAATTTAGCAACTGTGGGTATGGATGAACTTCCAACACACTTCCCCCATACTCTGCAGATTACAGATGGCATTGAAATGTTCGATGGGTAGAAAGAGTCTTTACAGGAAGTGGGAGGCTAACAGCAGCACATGGTTACTTGGCTTCTTGGGGCTTTTTgacattctgtttttctttagcctgaaaaacaaatacagccgATTAAAATGTAGATAGAGATGTATAGCTTTTATAGAAGAGACAATGCATTACACACACTTTAAGACATTAAAAAACTGAAGTTATTTACGTTAGCAAggaattaaaactgaaaaataatgcatgGAACTATCAGAACTGTGCACCTCTTCCCCCTCAGGAACAGATggattagtattattattatttttttttttttttttttaaacaacagtgccatctagtggtagtTCGGAATATAACGAGTTGTTCAGTAGTTCtgaataacaaacagtaaaaccGCAAACCTAGTACAAATGCGTTTTGTAAAGTTAGACATTTGCAGCATTAGTCTTTTGTTAGCAAGTGTATGGAACAACTCACCTTTTCAACCAATGGTATTAATTGCTGGTATTCTGCCAAAGTCTTCAGTAGTTCCATAATAAAGGGAAGGTAGTTGTGCTTTCTTCTGACATTTTCAAtcttaagtaaaacaaaaacatcaagaCTTCAGGCAGAAAATGGTATTGATAATTTTCAAAGTAATTTTTAAGTGGTCATTTTTATTGAGTGACTACAACTTAACAGTAAAGgataaacagattttttaaactacattacacaaacaaattaaataactcAGTCATTATATTTGACTAAATCCACACAGCAATTTGAATCCACAAAGCAACCCAAGAAAATTCTTAGCTTAGTTACCATGGAAATGTCTTAAGAATTTTATAAGTTCATAATTTTTCTTAAGTGCAATTCACGATGATTCTTAGAcataatattttcttaaatataaaaaaaaaaaaaacttaaatcttgagGTGACTTAAGAAAATTCATAGCTCATTCTATCATTAGTAGCCGCATATCATGGTTGAGTTTGTGGTTCAAGACATAAGTTAAAATTTAAGGACTCGTCTAGAATATCTCCGAAGTTACAAATTACACCAAAGATATCGTTTTATATATTGCGCCagtagaaatgtaaaaataacgtGTTTTACAGAAGAATGTGGAAGGAATATCATTCTCTTAATTCTCTGTTATGTTATAGGTAGTTGGAGACAAACTTGAGGTGTCACAGACCACCTGCTGCCGGGCAATGTGGTCCGTGACAGATGCCATCCTCACAAGGCGACAACTATATACCTATACCTCAACAAACTGAAGCTACAGAAGTATGTAAAAATGTTCAAGAGTTTTGCTGATATTTACGTCTGCTAAATATCTGcaataatgacaaaaaataaaagttctccaaatacaatacattattcatGAAGCTTGACATAAAAAccatctcaaaatatgttttaaaaagttttaaaatgttttttatgccGCAATATACAGCACTTTATGTCAACAACGGCACCTTGGGCTTACTTAGTACAGtggcctatttaaaaaaatatattgagtgTTATTAGCTAGCTTAGCTTCCTTGCTAACAGGAATTTCATAACCTTGGTAATGGCTTGAGAATTTCGTAGCTAAGAATTCTACTATCACCCTTCATGAATAGAACTTACAGTGGCtcacaaaagtattcacccctccttggacttttccacatttaattgtgttacaacaaggaatcaaaatgttctaaatgaattacaaatataaaaatagaaaataattgattgcataagtattcaccccctttgctatgacacacctaaataagctctggtgcaacctaTTGTCTTTAGCAGACAAATAATTAGTTGCatagagtccacctgtgtgcaattaaggtgtttcacgtgatttcaggttaaatacacctgtctctgggaggtcccacagttggttagtacatttcccaagaaaaactacatcatgaagacgaagaaacattcaaagcaaatctggaataaggttcttcaaaagcaccaatcaggggtaggatagaagaacattgccaaggcattgaatattccccattattaagaaatggagagaatatggagagaaaactgtgaatctgtctagaacaggccatcatCAAAAACGGaatatccgggcaagaagggcactagtcagggggggggccaccaagaggcctatggcaactctaaaggagttacagtctttcacggctgagctgggagacactgtgcatacggcaacaatagcccaggtgcttcacaaaactggcctttatgggacagtggcaaaaagaaagccattgttgaaaaaaactcacatcaaatcttggctagtttgccagaaggcatgtgggagactctgagactaagtggaaaaagattctatggtctgatgagaccaaaacagagctttttggcctcaacgccaaatgctatgtttggcgcaagcctaacaccgcacatcatcctgagaacaccatccctaacgtgaagcacggtggtggcagcatcaagcaATGGGCATgattctctgcatcagggcctggaacgtgaagatagagggcaaaatggacgCAGCAAAGTATGGAGAAATCatagaggaaaacctgctgaagtctgcaagaggcctgggacttgggagaagatttatcttccagcaggacaatgacccaaaacatacagccaaagccacactggagtggcttaaaaacaaaaaggtcaatgtcctggagtggcctagtcaaagcccggacctcaatccaattgagaatatgtggaaagagttaaaaattgctgttcaccaaaggtccccatccaacttgacaaagcttgagcaattttgcaaataaaaatgagcaaaaactgcagtttccagatgtgcaaagctggtacagacttatccaaataaactaatggctgtaattgctgccaaaggtgcctctactaaatattgacttaagggggtgaatacttatgtaaatcaattattttttgttttgtttttttaattaatttagaacaatttgtagattttatttttcactttgacattattgactttgtgttgatcagttgcaaaaactcctaattaaatacattttggttccatgttgtaacacaataaaatgtggaaaagtccaaagggggggtggaatacttttgagagccactgtaagaaacaaaaaatgatataaGAAAAACTTCAGACATCTTTGTCGtgtcaagttttatttattattattttcttttattatccGCCAGAATTggtttagaataaataaaaaaaaaaatccatccccACCGCTCCCTCCCTGGCCCGTCTCTGAAACACTCAGAGAAGGAAgacaacacaccctcacccaacctctctgtgtcactgccatgattggtTTTACAAGGCTCTCGACCTCCCCCTACAGTATGGTGTACGAGCCAGACAGCCAGCACAGATCTTCCCTGTTACATGCACATTGTGCAAACACTTTGTATGTAACTTTACAGCCTAATATAAGAACATCTGGAAGTATTTTATGGACACTTaccttgtattgttttaatttttgattCTCCTCTTCAATTAACAATTGGTATTTTGCAATTTCTGATTGAATGGAACTGAACAGGGTGCTACTCTGGTCTGTGTCCATTGGTTCTTCCTGTATATTAAATTGGAGTTAAACAAAAACCAAATACAACATTAACCATTGGTTCACTAACATAGAAAGACATATTGTATGGATTTATTTCAACTTAAAGGGTACACAGCATCTACTTGAATTTGATCTGCACATCTACTTGATATGTTCTGTTGCATGCACTTACTGTGTTTGATATTTGGcaatacatgttataaaactTACCTCTGTGAGCTGCCTCTGTAGTTCTGCAATCTTGCGTTCATAAACCAGCTTTCTATCTGAGACAATTGCCATCAGGTTAAACCTTATTTCTCCTTCACTGTatctaaagagaaaaaaaacacattacagtatgcaaaCACAAGTGGGCAGCAAGTAATTTTGTATGCCAAAAGAAACATTTCATAGGTAGAAAACATTCATTATTTCATGAActgcatgtattaaaatgtactttatacgGCAAAAttagtgcagttttaaaaaggtcttgtagcaagcttttttttttttttgtccaaaaacCATGACATGACATGTCCATACACATACTCTTTGCCAATTTAAAACAATGACCTTGCTATTCAGAAGGCAGGGTTTCAGATATGTTACCAATAGACAAACTGGGTCAGTCTTAACAAACAAACATCCTACTTAGATAATATTGTGGaacatttacttttgtattcTTTTCTCTATAACTGGTCGTACTGCGCTGATCCAGTCATCTTGATTACAGACACctgaaaacaacaataaaaaattatAGCATGcgataaaaatacaaaaaaataaataaataaaattgaaaactaACTCTATATTGCTAACAAAAAGAAGCTTACCCAGGTCAATCGGACCTTCTCGAAGCCCATCCAGTTCATATAACCTGCCATTAACTGGAACGTAGctcacaaaatgaaaagcatCTTCATCTTTTGCAGTGGACTTTGTATCAAATTCAAACATCTGCTGcctattaaaatgcaataaaattgagtatttattaaattaaaatctgaAGCCAGTTGCACGGCTTGATTTTGTCCACATTTGTTCAGACTGTCTACGTGCCCCTgggaaaacaaacatgtttctaGAGGCATGGAGATAAAACAGACATTGGGATACAATTACTTGTATTAAAAATTGAACAAATAAGGTACTGTATCATCTGTGCATAACAGCTTAAGGATGCAATTTACAGTGCCAGACAATAGTTTATTGTGGCTAAAGTTTGAAAAAGTGCCATTTCTTTAAATAGTTGTCTAATTCACTCTAACAATTTCACAATGtcatattacacatttaaatatgttttaccttGCAAAGCTGTTGTGGACTTGTCGAATCACTTCGGAATTGCTTAGTGCCAGGCCTTTcatctgttagtttttttttgttgttggttttgtttttttgaaaagaaGAAATTATACTCATTACTTTTCTGGCTGCTTTGATAGAAAACAAACTAATAACATCTGACAAATGAGTCAAGAAATCTTGGTCAATGtctatataacaaaaaaaaaaaaaaaaaaaaacaaaaaaaaaaaaaaaacacacacacacacacacacacacacacacacacacacattaagtgGGAAGGCCAGAATTTATCAAATCCTTAATTGCTATTCAAATTGTACTATAGGtcatttttcaaacagttttctAGTGTATTGGGGACATTAGCATTACAATCTTGTCCTTGCACGGTTTTGTATATCTCTGCAACATAACCAAAGGTGTATCTTTTAATCCTACTAATATCAGGCTTATACTTAAAATAGCAAGAATTTTACTTTAGAGATTAAATAAtttgtaaaactaaaattaaacaaCCTCCTATAACATTATTGTTCAGATAcagtatgaaaaagaaaatgaaaagaaccAAAGTTAAATAGTATACATTCAaacacaaaagcacaacataAACTGTACTTACAGTAGCATCGAAACTTTGTGAGAATTCCTTGAATTCAGTCAATGTTTCACCAAGCTGCATGTCAGAATGGTGGCAGTTCAATAATACACTTACTATAGCTTGGGTCGCACATGCATTATTAATGACctaaaaaccaaaaaagaaagcATTACACATGTACACGGTTAGCTGTGGAAAATATGATGAACTACATGCCTTAACCATATCAATAGCCTGTTAACAGCATTCATTCATTGCGACTTCCTCCAGTTCCTAAACCCATGcttgaaactgacttgcaaatGCAGATGCAGAAATTTATTTAATGATTAACCAAAGAGTAATCCAGTGCGGGAGATGacattacttagtaaatactgACCAGTCATTGGTCAACTGCAGCTACAAAATATGAACAGCCAGGTGTAGCTTAACACCCtgcttaaataatttatatataatatacatttatatataatttacatttattgttAAAACTCTTTTCATTTATACAaagtttttttcttcatctacgtcAGCCCCCACAAAGATTTGAACTATTtaaatttattgtaaaaaaaaaaaaaaaaaaaaaaaaaagttgctagaTGCTTTTCAATATATTGGATAAGATAGGTAGACAAGACCAACATTTCAGAGATGTGGACACAAATcacatttctgttttgatttcaCTGCAAAGTATAAAAGTTTATTAACCCTCCTAATATGTTCAGAATTCAGGTACATCTGTTACATATTCAGTCATAttgacctgatgcaatttcaaactaatttaaccagccttaaattaattaaatgtt contains:
- the LOC121294136 gene encoding ubiquitin carboxyl-terminal hydrolase isozyme L5; the encoded protein is MSGSAGEWCLMESDPGVFTELIKGFGCKGSQVEEIWSMEPENFEKLKPVHGLIFLFKWQPGEEPAGSIVQDSRLDHLFFAKQVINNACATQAIVSVLLNCHHSDMQLGETLTEFKEFSQSFDATMKGLALSNSEVIRQVHNSFARQQMFEFDTKSTAKDEDAFHFVSYVPVNGRLYELDGLREGPIDLGVCNQDDWISAVRPVIEKRIQKYSEGEIRFNLMAIVSDRKLVYERKIAELQRQLTEEEPMDTDQSSTLFSSIQSEIAKYQLLIEEENQKLKQYKIENVRRKHNYLPFIMELLKTLAEYQQLIPLVEKAKEKQNVKKPQEAK